ATATGAATGGAATGGCTGATGAGTTTCCTGAGCGTGAAATGCAAGAGATGGAATATCAATTACTGGGTCTTTTTGTCAACAACCATCCAATGCAAGGAGTTGACGAGCTTGTTAAATGTATTGCCGATCAAACTCTCAAGGATTTGGATGATAAGAATGACGGTGCCAAAATCAAGGTTGCTGTTTTGATAACTGATTTTGTCAGAAAGCTAACCAAGAAAAAAAAGAATATTTGTATTCTCAATGTTGAAGATATGGAATCTCGGGTAGAGGCTGTTTTGTTTTCAAAACAGTTGGAACAATGTGAAGCATTTATTGAAAAAGGCAAACGTGTATTAATTACCGGTACCTTGTCCAAACACTCTGAAGGTGACAAAAGTATTATGATTGAATCTCTCGAGGATATAGACAATATGGGGGTTCTAGAGTTTGATTTGGATATTTCTCAACTTGGTGATTACTTCCAGTTTTTACATTCTTTGAGAACTTATGCAATTAAACCAATAAACCAAGGCAACAAGATTATTGTACTTAATATGATTAATGGAAATGAAAGACGCAAGATCTCGCTCGGTGCTAAACATACTATTAATGATTTTGATGCAACTGTTGATGGTGTTAAGAAATTGATTATAGATTCTTGTAAGAGCATGGTCGCGTCGTAGCGTAGCGAAGACGGATGTGGTAGACACTTAGTTTCATGTAATTTTGATTTCGCTGTGATATAAATTTAAACATGAAGGAAATTAAGGTTCCTGAGTCGGATAAATATTTTGCGAACGTATTCTTTGTCGGTGGATTTGCCTTATTGTCTATTGCTGGTGGAATTATCCTTGAAAGTATCAAGATTTCTAGTATGGATTTGTTTAATATCGGTACTGTTATTGTGTTAATCGTTGTAATTATTGTTGGAGTTGTCTGTTTGTATATTGGTTGGTATACTTTGGGGCATCGGGAGTTAAGTTATGGAAGGAACTAAGTTACAGTTAATATTATTTGTTTCTATTTTGCCTGTTACGGCTTTAGTGGTTATTGTCATGGGTCTTTGGTGCATTAACCATCATCCAAGTACTTGGAAATGGGATCCCTTTAGATGGGTATTTGAACCAGGTTACAGAGAACGCCTAAAGATTGAAAATCAACAGTAAATAGATCAAATAGAAAACACCGCAGCCTAACAAGACTTTGTAACTTATTTTTGATTTTGTTTTAAGAGTATATAGTAGTACTGAACTTGAGAGGATTGCTAGGATCCCACAGGCAACAGCAATTGGACTTAAAACCCATGGAGTCATTAATATTCCAATTACACAGGGAATGCTCGCTTGGAAAACCATTGCACCACTTAAATTACCCATTGCAAGTACATCTTTGCCCTGTGATGACCAAATCCAGCTATTGACCTTCTCTGGTAACTCAGTTGCTATCGGACTTACAATCAAGCTCAAGATTAGAGGGCTGACATTAATTAATTCTGAGATATGTTCTATGGCTCCAACAAAACCATGGGCAAAATAAATTATTCCGCCTAAGCCAATTAGAGTCTGAATCACTACTGTCTTCATATTGACCTTGAGTTTGAAAAATCGCTCCAAAAATAAAATAGGGCAATCATGAATCTCGTACTCGCCAGAGAATTCTTTCTTGGATGCTTTGTAGGTCACCATGAGATAGTTGATATAAAGAGCGATGATTAAAAAACCAACTATCGCCCTTAGACTAAAACTGATCTCGTCATAGCATTGATTAGGAATACCAGCATTGAATAGGTTGAGTAGCTTGATGCCAAACTCCGTCTGGCAGAGCTTGCTGATGATTTGTGTTAAATAATCAGAGGAAAGCCCAGTAGCCAAAATTGCAATGAAAAATACCTTGAGAAAATATCGTAAGTCTCTTTCTAGATGCTCTGAATTGAGTTCTAGATTGGTAGATTTGCGAGATTTGCGGTGTAAATAAATACTCAAGCCAAGTAAAAACATTGTCAGTGTGGATAGCATAAACGGCGCGCCGAGTATCGCCCCAATAGCTATATCATTCTTGGCTGCAACGGCTCCTATAGCTCCTTGGCTTGCCATATAAATTGCAACTAGCGGCAAGATTGTTTCTGGCAGTGCAGTGCCAACTGCTGCAAGCACACTACCAGTAAACTCATGACCGATATTGAGTCTTTCTCCTAAGTTTTCAATTGCATTTGTGAATATCTCGCAGGATAGTAGGATACCGAGAAGTAATAAGATCATTTGGAGCCAGTAGAGCATTTGATTATTATACTTGATCTAGTAGAGTTTGAGTCGCGGCTAAGTGTTTA
The Cyanobacteriota bacterium genome window above contains:
- a CDS encoding sodium:calcium antiporter; this translates as MILLLLGILLSCEIFTNAIENLGERLNIGHEFTGSVLAAVGTALPETILPLVAIYMASQGAIGAVAAKNDIAIGAILGAPFMLSTLTMFLLGLSIYLHRKSRKSTNLELNSEHLERDLRYFLKVFFIAILATGLSSDYLTQIISKLCQTEFGIKLLNLFNAGIPNQCYDEISFSLRAIVGFLIIALYINYLMVTYKASKKEFSGEYEIHDCPILFLERFFKLKVNMKTVVIQTLIGLGGIIYFAHGFVGAIEHISELINVSPLILSLIVSPIATELPEKVNSWIWSSQGKDVLAMGNLSGAMVFQASIPCVIGILMTPWVLSPIAVACGILAILSSSVLLYTLKTKSKISYKVLLGCGVFYLIYLLLIFNL